Genomic segment of Prochlorococcus marinus CUG1417:
TATTGTCGGCAAGACTCGAATTGAAAAGTAAAAATGAAGATGATCAAATAAATTATGAAATAAAAAATTCAATTAATTTGGGATTATTAAATATTACTTTTATAGGCAGCGCAGAATTAAAAGGGATTAGACCTTTATTGGCTTTCTATTTTGAAGAATTGAAAATTAGTATTAGTAGTTTTCGTATATTTAATAAGGAATTAAAAAAACCAGAAGATAAAAAAATGCCTTTTTTCTCACTTGTAGGAATTAGCACTAAAGATAATTGGTTATGTGCTCGAGGCAGGGGCGGAGGGCTTGCAATATGGGTTAAGTCTTAATTTAGTGGTATTCTCCTGGATGATCTACCTTTCTTACGGTAACTTTATCAACTTTTTGTCCATTAAATCTTAAGAGATCATCTCCTGAAAAGTCATAACCTAAGCGTTGACCTATTAGGGCTACATCATCTGCTGTAGAGGATGTAGTAACCTGCTTTTTTAATTCTTCATCAGATTGCATCTTAATTAAAAATTTTCTAATTTCAGAAAAACTCATTACTAGAATTTGATTGATGTTAAAGAAATTTATAAAATCTTTTTCTTAGCAAGAACAAGATAAATAGATAATTATTATACTATTTTTATGACTTACCTATTCCTCTATATAGTTGGCATAATTTTAATATGGTGGACATATCGTGTCGGTTGGCTTGAGGCGCTCAAAACAGTAGTTAAAGTTGTAGTTCCCTCAGCGCTTATTATTTTATTTAACATAAAAGCCGGAAGATTACTTTTTAAAAGTCCTGTAGTCGGTTTATTAAGCGCTTTGCCTACCTCTATTTTTATTTTTAGAGGGTCATTGCCTTTAGTTAGTTATATAAATAACTGGATTGAAAATAAAATAAATAAGTATGTTGATTCGGAAGTTATAGATACTGATTCTGTTTCTTTAGATGATTAATTTAATCAAATCCAAGAAATAATTCTTTGTGTACAACAAGAACATCAAATAAAGTTGTTCCATGAATAGGACTTAATGGGATTTTGTCTATATTCAATGCTTCTGCGCAAATTAAATGAGCATCCCATTTTGTATTGTGATCACTTATTTCAATTGACCACTCAATTACTTTTTTGAAATGATCTGGCATCTCCGAACCAATTTTTCTACAAATTTGACATAGAACTGACAAAAGAGGAGGTTTTGAGGGCATTTTTAAATCTTTAATAAGACTAGGCTGTGTAAAAACACTTGTATAGCGGATGTAGTCTATCAATTCATATTCTTCTTTAGTAAGAGCTGCTTTATCTAATGCTCTTTCAAATTCGTCTATGGGGGTTATGGGCCTATCCAAGATATTATTTTTTGCTGTTTTCTGAATCTATTTTTTCTTGATTAATTTCGTTTGTTTGATTGCTTTCTATAGATTTAGGAGATTCCTCTTTATCTTCTTCGTTCATAACTTTATCGATTTCATTTTGAAATTCATTCGATGCTTTTTTAAGACTTTTCAAGGTTTTGCCCAGCTGTTTTCCTAATTCTGGGAGCTTTTTTGGACCAAAAATTAAAAGAGCTAAGATAAGTATTACAGTAACCTCAGGCAAACCCACACCAAAAATATTCATGGCTGATAACTATTTAACTAATGAGAAAATCTATTATTAAATATAGTCAAATCATTTAAAAATTTCATTCTTGGAATGGCTTTATTAATATAAAAAAATTTTTAAAAATATTAATGTTATTAATACCCCTTTAAAGAAGACTAACCAAAGTAATTGATAATCACTCAAGTTTAAATTTTTTTGGTACCAATTTATAAGAGTTTTGTGTTTATCTATTAATTTTCTCATTTTCACGGATATTATTTATTACTATTACTTATTTTATCTTAACTTCCTTTATTATTATTTTTAGAGAAATCCTA
This window contains:
- a CDS encoding TatA/E family twin arginine-targeting protein translocase, with the protein product MNIFGVGLPEVTVILILALLIFGPKKLPELGKQLGKTLKSLKKASNEFQNEIDKVMNEEDKEESPKSIESNQTNEINQEKIDSENSKK
- a CDS encoding Nif11-like leader peptide family natural product precursor, whose product is MSFSEIRKFLIKMQSDEELKKQVTTSSTADDVALIGQRLGYDFSGDDLLRFNGQKVDKVTVRKVDHPGEYH